The Paracoccus sediminicola genome has a segment encoding these proteins:
- a CDS encoding ABC transporter permease, translating to MKTNGIFASLFSVLFALFMLAPIIVVIGVSFTPTGFLEFPPSGISLRWFREIWDHPDFIAAAWVSLKLAFVSATVATLLSLPAALAIGRGRFPGRDALQSLFLSPLMVPTVVLGIAFLRFLTLVGLNGTFFGLMLCHAIIITPFILRLVLAAVTGLDQSVEKAATSLGASRWTVFRRITFPAILPGVIGGWVLAFITSFDELTVTVFIVNPSTTTLPVRLFSHISQTTDPLVASISAVAIAFTVILMLFVDRLYGLDRLLIGEGKR from the coding sequence GTGAAAACGAACGGTATCTTTGCCAGCCTGTTTTCGGTGCTTTTCGCGCTCTTCATGCTGGCGCCGATCATCGTCGTGATCGGGGTGTCCTTCACACCGACGGGGTTTCTGGAATTCCCGCCAAGCGGCATTTCCCTGCGTTGGTTCCGCGAGATCTGGGACCACCCGGATTTCATTGCTGCCGCCTGGGTCAGTCTGAAGCTGGCCTTCGTCTCAGCAACGGTCGCGACATTGCTTTCGCTCCCTGCGGCACTCGCGATTGGCCGCGGCCGGTTCCCCGGGCGGGACGCGCTGCAATCGCTGTTCCTGTCGCCGCTGATGGTGCCGACCGTGGTTCTGGGCATCGCGTTTCTGCGCTTTCTGACCCTGGTCGGATTGAATGGCACGTTTTTCGGGCTGATGCTGTGCCACGCGATCATCATCACCCCCTTCATTCTGCGCCTCGTGCTGGCCGCGGTCACCGGGCTTGACCAATCGGTCGAAAAGGCTGCGACCTCGTTGGGTGCAAGTCGCTGGACCGTGTTTCGGCGCATCACCTTCCCGGCGATCCTTCCCGGCGTGATCGGGGGGTGGGTGCTGGCCTTCATCACCAGCTTTGATGAGCTGACCGTGACCGTCTTTATCGTCAACCCGTCGACAACGACGCTACCGGTGAGGCTTTTCTCGCATATTTCGCAGACGACCGACCCGCTCGTCGCCTCGATTTCTGCGGTCGCTATTGCATTTACTGTCATCCTGATGCTCTTCGTCGACCGGCTTTATGGCCTGGACAGGCTATTGATCGGGGAGGGCAAAAGGTGA
- a CDS encoding NAD(P)/FAD-dependent oxidoreductase: protein MSGDSQTADVVVIGGGLVGAAIAWGLLDHGHSVTVLDEGDVALRASRGNFGLVWVQSKGDGLSEYARWTRRSADLWTDFSERLAEETGISPNYEKPGGLYFTLTEEDDARIRDQHKRMHNVNGAAGYGAEMLDRQQLDEMLPGLGPDVISGSYCKHDGHTNPLLLLRALHRGIAKRGGTYHADAGVRQVAKDGDGFRITTAAGSYRSAKVVMAAGHGNTTLGPMLGMDVPIHPEKGQILVTERAERLLPLPTHLLRQTNEGTIMIGDSHEDTGYSTASSSGVMSDVAAHAIRCFPALAKLRVVRSWGAVRVLSKDGFPIYQQSEELPGAFTINCHSGVTLAAVHAGPLAAAIAGNGLGSDFDAFSARRFTNG, encoded by the coding sequence GTGAGCGGAGACAGCCAGACCGCTGATGTCGTCGTTATCGGCGGCGGCCTCGTCGGGGCGGCGATCGCATGGGGCCTCCTCGATCACGGCCATAGTGTCACCGTGTTGGACGAAGGCGATGTTGCGCTTCGTGCATCGCGTGGCAATTTCGGGCTGGTTTGGGTGCAATCAAAGGGAGACGGCCTGTCCGAATACGCGCGCTGGACACGGCGATCCGCCGATCTATGGACGGATTTCAGTGAGAGGCTTGCTGAAGAGACCGGCATATCGCCCAATTACGAAAAGCCGGGAGGGCTCTATTTCACGCTGACCGAGGAAGACGATGCCCGCATCCGTGATCAGCACAAGAGGATGCATAACGTCAACGGCGCGGCGGGCTACGGTGCCGAGATGCTGGATCGCCAACAGTTGGATGAGATGCTTCCCGGACTTGGCCCCGACGTGATCTCGGGCTCCTATTGCAAGCATGACGGCCACACCAATCCGCTTCTTCTTTTGCGCGCCTTGCATCGCGGCATAGCGAAGCGCGGAGGGACATATCATGCAGATGCCGGGGTCCGGCAGGTTGCAAAGGACGGTGACGGGTTCCGCATTACCACGGCAGCGGGAAGCTATCGCAGCGCAAAGGTGGTGATGGCCGCCGGGCATGGCAACACGACGCTCGGGCCGATGCTGGGCATGGATGTGCCGATCCACCCGGAAAAGGGGCAGATCCTGGTGACAGAGCGCGCCGAGCGTCTTCTGCCGTTGCCGACCCATCTTCTTCGCCAGACCAACGAAGGCACCATCATGATCGGGGACAGCCATGAAGACACGGGCTATTCCACGGCCTCGAGCTCTGGCGTGATGTCCGATGTCGCGGCGCATGCGATCCGCTGCTTTCCGGCGCTGGCAAAGCTGCGCGTCGTGCGGTCCTGGGGCGCCGTAAGGGTGCTCAGCAAGGATGGCTTTCCGATCTATCAGCAATCCGAAGAGCTACCCGGCGCATTCACGATCAACTGCCATTCCGGTGTGACATTGGCTGCCGTTCATGCGGGGCCTTTGGCAGCCGCCATTGCGGGCAATGGGCTCGGCTCTGATTTCGACGCGTTTTCTGCCAGGAGGTTCACGAATGGTTAG
- a CDS encoding (2Fe-2S)-binding protein produces the protein MVSLIDDIEGQITFLFEGQPVTARPGDTVASALAAANTRHLRDSVVSGEPRGVFCMMGACFDCLVEIDGVQNRQACMTPVADGISVKRQRGGVEVAL, from the coding sequence ATGGTTAGCCTGATCGATGATATAGAAGGGCAGATCACCTTCCTGTTTGAAGGCCAGCCAGTGACGGCGCGCCCCGGAGATACCGTAGCCTCCGCGCTGGCCGCTGCGAACACCCGGCATCTGCGCGACAGCGTGGTCAGCGGCGAGCCGCGCGGAGTCTTTTGCATGATGGGCGCCTGTTTCGATTGCCTGGTCGAAATCGACGGGGTCCAGAACAGGCAGGCCTGCATGACTCCGGTGGCCGATGGCATTTCGGTCAAACGCCAGCGTGGCGGCGTGGAGGTCGCGCTATGA
- a CDS encoding NAD(P)/FAD-dependent oxidoreductase, producing MSERSDIVIIGAGPAGMACAIEAAGKGLSAVVLDENPAPGGQIYRSVESVGQKRLDILGPDYAKGKALVSAFRETAGIDYRPCSTVWNIGSDRRVEFSQGGRSFGILAGSVVVATGALERPSPVPGWTLPGVTTVGALQILLKGSGVVYDDAVLVGAGPLLWLLAAQLVDAKTPPKAIVETTPPRHVLGLLPQLFGSLAAPGYLRKGLSMMRKVRRAGIPHHSGATNIRIEGDSQATAVRFESRGRSHHIASSTIALHQGVVPNQQITRLLQCDHFWDDSQKCFRPLLDERRQTSIQRVFVAGDGAGIEGAASAEMQGRLVGLLIAAEAGHVENERIDSLQSQLKREASVRPFLEKLYAPSSEVLSPADETIVCRCEEVSAGAIRKAVDDGAPGPNQVKSFLRTGMGPCQGRVCGLAVASVISQRTGKPPEDVDYYRIRPPLKPLQLSELAAYDGASPDKAVG from the coding sequence ATGAGCGAAAGGTCAGATATTGTCATCATCGGCGCCGGACCGGCCGGTATGGCCTGCGCGATCGAGGCGGCGGGCAAGGGTTTGTCGGCGGTCGTTCTGGACGAAAATCCGGCGCCGGGCGGCCAGATCTATCGGTCCGTGGAAAGCGTCGGACAAAAGAGACTGGATATCCTGGGCCCTGACTACGCCAAGGGAAAAGCATTGGTTTCCGCATTTCGCGAAACGGCAGGGATCGACTATCGGCCGTGCAGCACGGTGTGGAATATCGGCTCTGACCGGCGCGTCGAATTCTCGCAAGGCGGTCGCTCTTTCGGCATTCTCGCCGGGAGCGTCGTCGTCGCGACCGGCGCGCTCGAGCGGCCATCGCCGGTTCCGGGCTGGACATTGCCGGGTGTGACGACGGTGGGTGCGCTTCAGATCCTGCTGAAGGGATCCGGCGTCGTTTACGACGATGCCGTGCTGGTCGGCGCCGGGCCGCTTCTGTGGTTGCTGGCCGCCCAGCTGGTCGATGCCAAAACGCCGCCAAAAGCCATTGTCGAGACGACACCACCCCGGCATGTGCTCGGTTTATTGCCGCAACTTTTCGGTTCCTTGGCGGCACCGGGCTATCTGCGCAAGGGTCTCTCGATGATGCGCAAGGTGCGGCGCGCCGGTATTCCGCATCATTCGGGCGCGACGAATATCCGCATTGAGGGCGACAGCCAGGCGACCGCCGTGCGCTTCGAAAGCCGGGGTAGGTCGCACCACATCGCCAGCTCAACGATTGCGCTGCATCAGGGCGTAGTCCCGAACCAGCAGATTACCCGACTGCTGCAATGCGACCATTTTTGGGATGACAGCCAGAAATGTTTCCGACCGCTTTTGGATGAGCGTCGCCAAACCAGCATTCAGAGGGTGTTCGTCGCCGGTGACGGAGCAGGCATCGAAGGCGCTGCGTCGGCAGAGATGCAAGGCCGTCTCGTCGGTCTGTTGATTGCCGCCGAAGCCGGTCACGTCGAGAATGAGCGTATCGACAGCCTGCAAAGTCAGTTGAAGCGCGAGGCAAGCGTGCGACCTTTCCTGGAAAAGCTCTATGCGCCCAGTTCTGAGGTCTTGTCGCCTGCGGATGAAACGATCGTCTGCCGGTGCGAGGAAGTGTCGGCGGGCGCGATCCGCAAAGCCGTGGATGATGGTGCGCCGGGACCAAATCAGGTGAAATCGTTCCTTCGCACCGGCATGGGTCCGTGCCAGGGCCGGGTCTGTGGCCTGGCCGTCGCATCGGTCATTTCTCAGCGCACGGGAAAGCCGCCAGAGGACGTGGATTATTATCGCATCCGCCCGCCGCTGAAGCCTTTGCAGCTATCCGAGCTGGCCGCCTATGACGGCGCTTCCCCTGATAAGGCTGTCGGTTAA